DNA from Lactobacillus sp. ESL0791:
ATAAAAATTTTGAGAGTAAAAAAATGACCATTGCTGAATTACTTAAAAATGAGCGCTTAAAGCAGAAAAAAACGCAGGCTGAGTGGGCTGGTGATATTATCAGCCAATCCTACTATGCTCGCGTTGAAAAAGGAAAAAATCACATTAGTGCCGACGACTTAATCGCTCTGCTCAATTATAATCAGGTAAACTTAAGTAGTTTTTTCAATCAGCTAAATCCCGCAGCCAATGAAAAAGAAGAAAAAATGTTATTCAACAACATCATTGTTCACGACCATTACAACGGCTCAATCAAAGGTAAACAAGAATTAAAAAAGACGATTTCACAAAGTAACTTACCAAATAAAAAGAATATTCTGCTTTATCTGGATGCACTAATTGCTGACGGCGAACACAACATAGAAGATCTGGATGAACAAAAAAGACGCAAAATTCGCGAGATGCTATTAGACATCCCCGACCTTAACAAAGAAAAACTAACTTTATTCACTAATTTAATTGGCTTTTATGATTTAGATGATTATATTCTAATGGCACAGAAAATCATTGAAAAATTAACGGATACAGCGGATGTTGAAATTCAAGATAAACTGTTAGCAATTATTATTAACATTCTTTCCAACTGTATTGCCTCTGGTAAATTCACACAAACCAAATATTTTATCCAAGTTGCTGACAGCATTCCTACCCGACCTGAACTCTTTTTTGATAAAAACTTTCTGCTGCTGTTTGAAAACCTAATTAATTATCATTATGACCCTCAGAAAAAGTATCTAAACAAAGTGATTTGTGCTATCAAAAATTTCACTTATTTAGGTCTGCCATATTATGGTCACGGACTTGAATGGATGCTGCAGGAATACGTCGGCTTAACTAAGGAAGAAGCAAAAAAAGCGCTACGATAATGTAACGCTTCTTTTTTATACATTCTGTTTTCAAGCCAAAGAATGAATTAAAGTCAATCAAACTTCTTCAAAAAATTGTTGATAAAAATTATTTCTCAGCAATCTTGATTTGTTCGCCATTAACCAAAACTACTTGATTATTGCTAATCGGCTTTAGAGGAATTTTATTAGCATAGACTTCATAGATATGCCGCGCCTGTTTTTTATAAGGAAAACTAATATAATGCGGTAGCACATAAAAATCCAGCAGGTGCAAAGCGGAATAATCCGTTAATTCGGGAGCTTTAGCCGCACTGTCCATCAACCCAATATATTTAATATCCGGTGCCGTGATCACCGAGCCGGCTGATTCACCGATATAGAGCTTGCCCGCATTAACTTCCTGCACAATTACTTTATCGGCGCCCGTCCGCTTCAATTCCTGGAGCAAGAAAAAGGTGTTGCCACCTGCCACGTAAATCATATCGTTGTGCTTCAGTTTATCTGCCGCTTCTGCAGGTGTTGCCTTAGATAATTCAAGTTCGTCCACCGTTAAACCTAATTTGGCTAACGCCCGGCCTTCAGTCCTGCTCATGAAACGACCACCCGTTTCGGCAATGCTTGCCGTAGGAATATAGGTGACTCTTTTTCCTGTTAACTCACCCGCAAACTGGGGCAGCAACTTTCTGACGTTATGAAACATCGAACACAAAAACATTTTTTTAGTCATTTTTTCCCTCCTCAGGCAGATAGTCGGCAAAATCGATTACCTGATCATACTGCGCTAATTCACCCTGATCATAATGGTGAATCACTTCGACAAAAGTCAGCTCTGAAGCTAGCAAATACTGGTGAATCGCCGCTGCTGTTTTCTTGTCAAGCGAAGCATTGATTTCATCAAGCAGTAAAATCGGCCGCTGCGACAACAAGGCCCGCGCTAATTCAATTCGGGCCAACTGCCCACCCGATAACTGATCGGCATTATTCCCTAACTGGTAATCAAAGCCCTTTTCGGCAATCAGGTCTTCTAGCTGCAGTGCCGCACAAATTTCTTTGACCCTAACTTTAGGAATATTTGCTCCCAGAGTCAAGTTAAACCACAAATCATCAGC
Protein-coding regions in this window:
- a CDS encoding helix-turn-helix domain-containing protein produces the protein MTIAELLKNERLKQKKTQAEWAGDIISQSYYARVEKGKNHISADDLIALLNYNQVNLSSFFNQLNPAANEKEEKMLFNNIIVHDHYNGSIKGKQELKKTISQSNLPNKKNILLYLDALIADGEHNIEDLDEQKRRKIREMLLDIPDLNKEKLTLFTNLIGFYDLDDYILMAQKIIEKLTDTADVEIQDKLLAIIINILSNCIASGKFTQTKYFIQVADSIPTRPELFFDKNFLLLFENLINYHYDPQKKYLNKVICAIKNFTYLGLPYYGHGLEWMLQEYVGLTKEEAKKALR
- a CDS encoding Type 1 glutamine amidotransferase-like domain-containing protein, whose amino-acid sequence is MTKKMFLCSMFHNVRKLLPQFAGELTGKRVTYIPTASIAETGGRFMSRTEGRALAKLGLTVDELELSKATPAEAADKLKHNDMIYVAGGNTFFLLQELKRTGADKVIVQEVNAGKLYIGESAGSVITAPDIKYIGLMDSAAKAPELTDYSALHLLDFYVLPHYISFPYKKQARHIYEVYANKIPLKPISNNQVVLVNGEQIKIAEK